TCGCGTGGCCGCGTGACATTCgcgctttttaaaattttttgctgTCACGAAAGTCGCTTTTTTATTCATTTAGTGACGCGAACACCGCAATGTCAAAGTGAACGCGGAGCCCACGATCCTTTTGACCTTTTCGTCTCACgccggcttttcgttcaaggtcacGTTCGCCTGAGACATAGCCTTTAGTCTTAATATCGAAAGTTTATTGGCCTAACGTTTGCCATTGAAGCAAGTCAAGCTCATCGTACAATGAGAGCTGTGGGCAAAGACTTCGTTAGTAGAATATCTGAGACTCGGGTGAAACCCACCAGCTTTAGTATACGCTTCATCTACATTCTTGCGTAGTGTTCGCGTAAGTTACGGAATGTGTTGGGCTGTTTCCATTGCGTAAGCAATTCGATTAAGCTTAACACACGAaggcacggacccgtcgccgctcgtactccccgtcgaccgatacgtctggcttcgagatgcgcggcttcctcctctaGAGTACACAGTCAGGctgtgcactatagagcggaggttgcgcgcgatgtctccgcggtgggcgtggcttagctacagcGCATGCGGGGCTTGGCCAGggggtgcggtatctggtcgctagacgacgcgatgcttgcttcctctttctatcttttttctctctctacttctctctttctttctgtgctacgcattactctgtcccctcctcctttccctccacctcaccctcacatttctcctcctcaggctcacttccttttcccacccccttggcacactatactatacaaggcgatGCTATGCgctcctagcgtgcctggatagccgaatggttaggacaccggccttcggatcgagggcacgcgagttcgaatcccgcctcgtgaagaactttttctggcaagaattttttctttctttatatctttatttccgtctctctgtttgtttctctactactttctctctctctgcactcgtacTCAGGTAGCCACTGTGTGGCTACCTGAGGAcgagatgatgatagttttctgcgatcgactcccaaggaacgattttctaaacagcttcgctgttaaaatacacACTGCCGAGAGTATAATACATTGAGGCCGCCTCGCACCTTGCGATATCGTTTGTaatagcttcaggcgatgaaaccAGGTCatcaaaaaaaagaaggcaagtaGGCCTATCAAAATGGCGCTGATAGAAGTAATCGCTATTTAGTGTCCACTTCGAATGTTTGCCGTGTATTATGACTGCGATGTCGTAAGACGCGTATGGCTTTTAACGGATAAATTAAATCGATCGGCTATTCGAATAGCGGGTACAAGTGGGTAGGTCATAACCAGCTTTTCGATTCGCTCTCATTAGCAGATGATACAGATCCGTTCTAAACTGCTTTAGCGTGACTCGTAGGTGTGCCTCTGCTTATCCAGGTAGTTTAGCCAGCGTGAAATTAACATATATCAGAGTATCGTGACGCGCATGTGTCATAGTATCGTGGTATTTTCTGTGCTGCGCAGTCTGGAGGCTCTGCTGCAGCGGCTTCGGCCTAACATGACCGAGCTGCAGTTCCTGGTGGTCAACGACCGCAAGTCGGCGCACTTGCGCGACCACCTGGACCAGCGCGTGTCGTTTGCCGTGCACCAGGAGACCGAGGAGGAGCCAGTGTGGACCACCATGGACGGTGGCAAGGACGACGTCTTCATCTTCGACCGCTGTGGCCGGCTTGCCTACTACGTGCCGTTCCCCATCAGTCTCTTGTTGCCGGGTCACCTGCCCGTGGTCGAGGACTCCTTGCGGCGCGCCTACGACGGTGAGCCATGCGGGCTCACCTGCGAAGAGCCGACCGAGCGCAATCCCCGCAACACGAACACCTCGGCTCGGCGGAATTCTCTAGGCTGGCGCTTGCTGCACATGTTCGTGGGCGGCGGGCAGGACGACCAGTCGCAGGAGTGCGACGAGCGCAAGCAGACGCAGATGAGAGTATGTTGCCACCCGAACAGCCGCACGCAGAGCCCCTACTGCCAGCAAGCGCCCAGCTGTGAAGAGCTCGGGGCCGCCTGTGGTTCCTGATGACAGTAGAGCCATCCGTCCGAGTCCTCCGGTCACTGCACGTCCGGGCGGAGTGTCTGACAAGGGCCGTGATCCCCCATGAAGACGCTGGGTCAAACCAGGGCGCACTCGCCCAAGGCTCACGTGTCTGATGTCGTCACTGTGCGAGACGCAGCCCGAGGAGGCTTCACTCGCGACGCGTAGTAAAGGAGGGCCGCGGGTGGCCCCACTCATGCACCGctctttgttgttttcttttacgGAACGCTTGCGTATTGTGGTCAAAGTTCAGTTACTGTAACGTTGAACAGTACCACGCATTTTTATACAGACTAGTCTATCACGGGAGAGTATGGCATTCATGATAAGTATGCAGGTAAGTTCGAGCACAGAGAAGAGATAGTGAATAACATCATCTATATTTTCCCGCATGTACAGCGACGGGGCGACTTCTGAACAGGACAAAAAAAGTACACTCATAGGACAGCTTGCATATATGTGATATTTTAATCTGCAAACAAATAGCTAACGTATAATTATAGGTCCTTGAATTGCTATGCGACCAGTAGAACCTTTCACAAATATGGGCACCAAGCAGTTTTGTTCTCACTATGAAACTATCACCAGAGCTGTGCACAATGCACGAAGTTGCCACTAGAGTCGGGTGCGCAATCGAAAAACGACAATGGGACGCATTTAATTTGCGCGTATAGAAGTACGCGCTAGAGCGCAATTCGTACATGAAATCGTTAAGAATTGTGATttagtaaaagaaaaaaacaaaggaaagcaAGGCTAGGTGAGGACTTCCGTAATTCTACAGATACTGCCCTATTGCTACGCAGTAGAGGACAGAAAAACGACCCCTGTTGTGACACCACCTTTATTACTATTAATACTATAGTACGGTGAACTTCTCCCGGGAGAGCTGCTGCTCTTTCAGTTTTGCGCGGCGAGCTGTGAAAGATGACTTCTGCTCAGCCAAGCCCGCAAAATGCGACCCATTACTCGGAAATGCGACACCTTTAACGTGAACCACGGTCGAGCGTCCCAGGGCCGGCACTGAAGAACAACCCCGACGGATAtctacaagaaacaaaaaaaacggcAACTTGCAACTAATAGCCGCCCCACTCTTAGTTGATTGATTAATTTTTTCGAACGACTGTAGAAATGACTAGGCTGTGCCTGTGTGTCTGCGAAAACACGTGGCGCAGGTATGTCCCACAGAAATAGAACAAAGCCCGCTTCACCCCTTGTTCACTAATAGTAAAGTCTTCATCAGCGGGCAAAAACatgcgtgccacagaaattggacataCCCACTACTGAcccctggtccactaaatatgaagaagggaacacacatgTGGAAAACAACAATTAAGATCGTGTACGGGACGCCGAGCAAGCCTGACAAGACGACGCATGACTCGAAAAAAAGACGCATAGTTCTCAAACGGAAACCTGTAAAGATGCATTTGTTTTAGAGGGTGTGATCGCATAAGATTGAAAATTCTGCGTAACGTCAGTGTAGTGAACAAAACAGCTTTTCTGGCCACCGACCTTTCCACAGTTCAATggctccttaattttttttcgtctAGACCCGTGTTTGCACTCATCCTTCGGCGTATATATCATGATTTCCTTAACGAAGCTCACTTGTGCATCTTACGTGTGTATACCTTAAGACTCCGAAACGAAGTTGTGGTGTGGAAGAGCAAGTTACAGCAGGCACAGCATAGGCTAAATTGTTGAGCTTATAAAATCATTTGTAACATTTCACCTGGGTGAGTTTCCCTGAGTATAGCTACGCAGTTCTTCGTTATTCCTTTCTGTAATTTCATTAGCGAGCAGTACGGTTCCGCTGTCGTGCGTGGGGAGGCACGACAGCGTGTCTGGAATGGCGCTATCTCCGAACGTTTGGTGCTCGGAGGAGCGCGCGAAACGAGCGCCGCCACGCGGTAGAGAGTGGcgcgccgccaagcgagcgcacgTTACCACGGAGCCGGCGCACGGCGGAGCGAGGGGGAGGCGGGGCGCACACTAGCCCTAGGCTTAGCTGCCATCATTCTTTCATTGAAGGACTCGGGAACAATGTACCCACCAAATGTCAGGTAGGGCGAGCCAATGTGTTCGTTTGTGCGCACCTCTCACCATTGGCTATCTTCTGTACTAAACTTATGCTCCTTTACCATGTCTCTCATATACAGCACTTAGCATCACCTTCATATGTTGTCTTTTGGTTGCGGTTTTTCGAAGCTACGGGCAACCCCACTCTGGGAGCACCTATCCGCATTCAATTAATTCTCATTTATTATCCGTCCGGTTATTTCGCCCTTTTGTGTACTGAACTTGCGTCCCTACATgatataccaaaaaaaaaaaaaacgtatacgaGAATAAGAAAGGAGGTGTTAGCGGATGTTtactatatgtatacatataagaAACAACCGCTAACACCTCCTTTTCAATTTTCGTACAGGTTTTTCTTTAACTTGTCGACAGTCTTGTGTCGTAcgtctctttctctgtccttgtctattttTAGCGCTGTTGTTCCTGCATTATGGACAGTTCCCCTCTGTCGTGAATCTGCGGTGCTCCGCAAGGAAATTAGTGTCGCTAATTAcaagcgcaataaaaaaatttacTGCCCTTTTAATGATGTACGACTAACATACGTGCTCAACAGAACCCAAATGAATATTTATTCTGAAAATTTGATTTTTCTGTTTGCCTAAAACATGCGCGCTAGCCTGCAAATTAATTTTAAATAGGACGATTCAATCACATGCTGCGAATTCTTCACCTTTAGCGCGCAATATGTTTCGTTGTCAGAAAACGCTCGTTTTCAGTAGCGCTTACTCTGAGACAAAGGTTTCAAGCGAGAGATGTGAAAAGGAAAGTTTCGTCTATGTGCccagaagcacgtttttgttttcctaGAGTCAtaacgcttaaagggacactaaagaggataATCATTTTCCTCATATTAATACATCACTGTTTCACAATTGCAAGAACACCGCGCTtgtcgcgagaagacgcttggtaagcgagaaaatgcgcagaaagaaaatgccggcggcgacgccaccttgaatttcCTCACCAAACGCCGTAACATCCTAGATTTTGACAGCCTCTACCAGGTCCTTCGTAGTCTATGATCGGTAGAAATGAAGTTCATTGTCCTCTGGGAGGAAGATAGACTCAACGTACCAAGTGTCAGGAAATTTCGATGAGGGaatgttgccaaaatacgaagAATGCAATGtgaaatctatgacatcacgcgcggaaatttcggcgcgataatgaaaaaaagaaactttggcCCTACTTATTTCCTCTATTAATAAGCATATGATGATGAGATgaacggcattagagttctcaaaatataatttagcaatctaaaccaattcactgtttcactttagtgtccctttaatcgtgTGCGACAGTCTACTGCAGggctgtttatttatttagttattgaATTATATAATTATTCCTTTATTCATTTATTGCAGCCTTAAGTGCCCACTGTAACAGTGTATGACATCGGACAGATAGGTCTAGCAACATAGATGCATTAATAAAGTATTAGACATATACGCAGTGGAACAAAAGAAAACATCGGCACTGAAAACAAAAGCAGTGTGGTTTGCGAGTTACCAGGTAAACAGTGGTCACGGGTTAAGAAAGATCAAATAAACCACAATGAGGCATACATACACGCAAAACGCACACAAAAGATGAGTTTTAGCAGTAAGGGCATGAGAAAAGTACGAATAGGATCTGAAATTTAACATTAATGAAACTATGTTGTAGTGTCAGAAGGCAAGCTAATCCAGACACCTATATAGTACGCGGAATGAAAGACAGAATCAAATGGAATGCATGCGTGCAAATGCCATCAATAAGCTGCGCCTGTGGCCATCTTGTCTATTGTTTACTAACGCGGATGCAATTCTTTGTGGTCATCATTTTAGCTGAAACCATGCCCATATCGCCATAGTTACGCATGCCCGAATGCAATAAAATTTTTACGGTGATGGAAGCGATCGGTTCACACTCTTATTCACTTTATTGCCCGCTGATCACAGAAATCTCGATCCTATTTGAGAGAAGCTCATGTAGATAACAATTTGCAGGGTCCAGCAAGAATTAAGCCGCACACCGGCAATCATGCTCAtactgtacagtgccgtccacacTTAGGGtaaacacggctcagcgtggccgctcCCTGCAGAGCGCCAGTGCACCCGGCGGGGCCGCGTATCGAAGAGTAGCGGCGCTTGCGCACAGGGACCCACGGGAGACacttcgcgtcgtctgctacagcgatGGAGCGCGCCCCTCCGTAGTATCTACCATGGCGGTGGCGCCGCTCTTCCTTTGTTGTAGCCCAACAAGAGCGGCACGCTGGTGTGCGCCTGCGCGGCTTCGATTCGATGCGTGGCGGCAGCGTCGGCTGGAAGGCGCTCCGCTATTCGCGGCCACGCTTAGCCGTATTCATCgtaagcaaggtgtgtgaccgggctagttggtattttatggcgacgtgaacagcgcgtgaaaaacACGAGAACGAGtaagcgctagtcctcgtcggtacCTCGTCCTGGTGTGTTTTACACGCTGTTCACGTCTTCATTGTTAAACTGTGCGAGGCTGTACATCACAAAATATGAAATCAGGGCATAACACTGTACACTAGAGAAGAAATCCGGGCATAACATAAACGCTAACttgttcaagcgaagcttgtattgcctcACAAGGGGCGTTAGCGTTGCAGGTGTGGCCGCGAAAATAATCCCGGTGCCCACGAGCGCAACGAAATATGGCCcctggtggtggtgttggtggttgtggtgatgttgcagcaggcggggttagcctggcctgcatggccggcaatggTTCCggctgagcatctcctgaattggaaGCGTCTGTCACCAGGTGTTGGACaacccagtgtctcgcaggaagaccagcAAACTTCGTTgtacgctcctcctcgttgccgcgggcccttcaggaaaaaatGATGTCTTCAACTGTCCGATGCCTATGAAACCTTTTttcaaggtgcggaccatcgctgctctttccacatcaaaatgcgggcaaagccaaataaaatgttcaatatccctgatgtcaccgcagaaggcacaaaacggggaagcgtatcgcccagtcttgaatgaccaagccggggtgtatgcggagccggttcttatgcggtacaacagcgtcgcttgttcacgagaaagtccttGGATTACATATGCTTgttgtgaatgaaggaaagaagtgttaatttcaagggctcgttttctttgttatacacaataataatgagaactaacagacaataatgctaaggaaagtataggggatgtttttagtaataaatgtaaggtaattctgaagaaagagaagt
This window of the Rhipicephalus sanguineus isolate Rsan-2018 chromosome 2, BIME_Rsan_1.4, whole genome shotgun sequence genome carries:
- the LOC119384026 gene encoding selenoprotein P — its product is MTELQFLVVNDRKSAHLRDHLDQRVSFAVHQETEEEPVWTTMDGGKDDVFIFDRCGRLAYYVPFPISLLLPGHLPVVEDSLRRAYDGEPCGLTCEEPTERNPRNTNTSARRNSLGWRLLHMFVGGGQDDQSQECDERKQTQMRVCCHPNSRTQSPYCQQAPSCEELGAACGS